Part of the Periophthalmus magnuspinnatus isolate fPerMag1 chromosome 18, fPerMag1.2.pri, whole genome shotgun sequence genome is shown below.
tagtctaatgtgacttttttagtatcgatacctgctcaaatgagtatctagttttgatactagttttagtattgattggtATCTgcttttcgatacttttgatagTATTTAATGATAATTTGTGAtgcattatttaacattttcttaaatgtaataaaaaataaataaacaataataaacaataataataataaaataaataaattttattattattattattattattattaataataataataataataataataataataataataataataataataataataataataataataataataataaagctccACTGACTTCCTTTTCAAATCTGAAGAAATTATTTTGTAACATTGTCTCATAACAAGCATCTGATTttcatttatgatttttttttaatttatttattttttgctgctGAAAAATGCCTATATAACAATTCTGAAATCCCTTTTCACCAGAAGAGGGCACTATCCCCACCCAGGACGATGGGTGGGGATAGTGGGTAGGTGCAaactgacattttctgagcacccAAGTCtcaatgcaggacaatacaggcttactcaagcatgcatggGTTGTTgaaccaaaataaaactttgagttagctaaacatcattataacagttAAAATCTCATCAAAGTTGAGTTTACTTAACGTCTTCTTTAGTATTAGCTTGAATGTTCAGAGCATATACAATACTAACCTGCACCAACTCTCCGTCCACAATAGACCTCGTGGTGATCAGGACTTTGCTGTTGTCTTTCCTCGTGAACTTTCCATTCAGTTTATCCCCCTCCAACTCCCATGTTCCCTACAAAATACAAGTACAACGTTTCAAATTTCTTAAGATTGTTCagtttttgtaaaaaataagttTGGATGCCTTACGGAGACTTCGGTGCCGTCCGCGAGGGTATAATCAAACTGGACGCCCAAAGTGAAGTCGATGTCTTTGGTGCGGAAAGTGCTGGACTCCTTGAGGTGGAAGTTGTTTCCGTTTTGCTCAATGGTGATTTTGAGGTTGTCGTGCTCAGCTAGCTTACGTTTCATCACATTAATACCTAGGACACAGAAATATTGACAATTTTATTTGTTACTAAACTGTTTATATGGTGTTTGAATATCGTTGTCTACAGTTCCGAGtctattttgacaattttagtgcaaactaggtaaatttgcagctttgtgataaaaaaaaaagtgcaaatattagTGAGTCCTGGCTCCTGTGACCACTGCAGTTTTAAgcacttggtgacatcacacaggactgccttGATTACAGCTTGGTGTtgctgattacaaacacctagCTGGAGGAGCGGAGTTTGAATTGTGGATACTTGTtactcatatgtccagaccccacccctcctcgatgctcactctcttctttagttctCCAGGCACTGCcaagtttagcagctctatttgaaacgtGGATGTGGACATAGTTTcggtgtttagtcccattttaagtTAATCATTTCGAAACGTTTTGTCATTCAGACTAAAGTGGCTCTCAAACTGTGGGTCCTTTCTAGTGGCACCCAAGTTGCAACTGTCATCTCATAAACAGCTGGTGGTTAAAAACTTGCTCTCCTCctcatactgttgttgtgcgcttgggcaagacactcctgaatgaattgttttattatgtaGCGATGGCAAGAGATCGTGCCAATCTATCACCACCAAGGAGTGAACAAATAGCTGTAAAATGATGGTATTtgtaagtgttttattgctgttTGTACTGCTGTCAGATCAAGTCAGTTTTCTAAAGTCCGCCactagtctccatggatacgCTGATGCTATGCCACTGAAACTTCTCTTCTATCTCCACATCGACAAAAAGTGACGACACGGGGCCAACTTAGATCAGGTTAgaacaggttagatctgtggagaggtgtgtcagcttacagtaagaatgcacgttcttcagcaataaaaacacataatgaaCTAAATGCTAGGTAGAAACTGGGTAACATTCCATGCCAAATgttaacatctccgtggagacaagtaggCGGCATTCATCCCACCCGAATAGTGCGGAATAGTTATAGTGCAGTGCTGCTTTGAAGACTATCGAAGTAAAAAGTTTGAGATCTTTTAACCTGTAAAACTTCTTACAAAACTTCATACAACACAATGGAAAGGCTTCACTTACCCATCTACTCTATGAATATGATGTAAGTTTAATacctcactgtgtaacttttcaagcaAGACAAGCAGCATTCATCCCACcagaaccagaaaagttatgaaATTATTGTAAAAAGTATCGGTTGACCTCCAAAACTTCATACAACACAATCTTTTACAAATCCCTTAAGCGCACAGAGACCTCACTTACCCATCTGCTCCATAAACTTCTCATAATTCTCACTGCGGTCTACTTTCCAGATCCCGTTAAACGCCATGTCTGGAGGCTAGCTGAGAGGCCAGTGATGAAGCAACACCGTGGGATTGAGAACATCCAGTTGCCCCTACTTTATACCccacccctcccctcttctttaCCCATAAACCACCTCTCCACACTCCCCCCCTGCAGGTTGGCACGGCGACGCTCCCTTCCTTTATCTCGCTGATTATCTTGTCTGCTCATGTGGCCATCGAAAGAATGTCAAATGTAGGGCGATTGCAGCACGACCTTGAGGGCTGATAAAATAATGTAACGGCGGTTAGATGGACAGTGAACGCCCCTCCTGTAGTGATGACACAAATCAGAAAC
Proteins encoded:
- the LOC117386361 gene encoding fatty acid-binding protein, intestinal-like — encoded protein: MAFNGIWKVDRSENYEKFMEQMGINVMKRKLAEHDNLKITIEQNGNNFHLKESSTFRTKDIDFTLGVQFDYTLADGTEVSGTWELEGDKLNGKFTRKDNSKVLITTRSIVDGELVQTYNYDGVDAKRIFKKQ